Genomic window (Candidatus Woesearchaeota archaeon):
ATAGAATAAACTGAAAAGAAGGTAATTACAACTAAAAATATAACTAACCATATTCTCACAAATCTTTCAGTTCTTTTAATCTTCATTTTCTATTTTATTTATTTAATTATATTTAAACATTTTTTACTACTTTAATAAATGTTATTTATTAATTAGAAAGCAACATTCTTCATTGCTTTCTACTCATATCTTAATGCCTCTGCAGGCTTTAGTTTAGAAGCTTGCATTGCCGGCAGTGTGCCTGCAGTCATACCCACCACAAATGAAAACATTAAAGCTCCAAATATCAGCCAAGGTGAAAGGCTTGCTTTTAGTACATTTGTTCCAAGTTGAGCAGCCAATAATTCAACTAATTTACTTATTCCAATACCTATACTTACACCAATTGCTCCACCAACTAAACCTAATAATCCTGATTCTATCATAAATATGGTTGCAACTATACCATTTTTTGCTCCTATTGCCTTCATTATTCCAATTTCTCTTGTTCTTTCTAATACAGAAGTATACATCGTATTCATTATTCCAATTCCACCAACTACAATAGAAATTCCTGCAATACTAATTACTACAATTTGAACTATTAAAAATATTGTTGAGAAACTCTTTTTAAGATCTTCATAAGTTTGAATTGAAAAGTCTTCTTCACCTTTTTCAACATTTCTTAAACTTCTTAGTTCTTTTGAAATACTTTCTGCAACTTTAGAAGTATCAATATTCTTTTCTGCCTGAACAAATATCATATCAATATCCGTTGGCTCATTAAATACTTCTCTTGCAGTTTCCAAAGGAATCAAAATATTTGTATCATCTTGAGGATTTCCAAAGGTTGCTAATCTTCCTATAACTTTAAAGTCAACACCTTCAATTTCGAGTTTATCTCTTATATTCACTGCCTTATCAAAGAAATTGCCTTCAAAAATTCTTATCCCTATCACTGCCTTATATGTATCTGTTTTTTCAAGATCTCTTCCTTCAACAACTTTCATATTTTGTATAGATTCTATTATAGATTTATACTCATCTTGAGGCATACCCATTATCCAAGTATATTTTACTTCATTATCATATTTTACTTTTCCAAGTTTGTAAATTGTTTCAGTTATAGCATTAACACCTCGAACTTTTCTAATGGCATTCAAATCTTTATCTGTAAGTGCAGTAACTGATTCACCCAAACCATAAAAAGTCCCACCCGGAGTAATTATTATTTTATCTACACCCATGCTTTGAAATTGATCATCGATTGCTTTTTGAAATCCCTGCCCTATAGAAATCAAAGAAACAACTGCGCTTATTCCAATTATAATTCCCAGCACAGTTAGCCATGCTCTTAGCTTTCTTCTTTTAAGATTATTAAATGCAAAATTAAAATAATCATTTATCATATTTTAGTGCCTCCACAGGTCTTAATTTTGCAGCTTGTTTTGCAGGTAATAATCCCGCTATTGAACCTATAACTAATGAGAAAAACAAAACTCCAAATATTAAAGGAAATCTTAAATAAGCCTTAAAAACACTAATTCCATTTGCAATTGCAATATATTCAGCAAGCTTAGCAAATATTATTCCTATCACTACTCCAATCAATCCGCCAGTTAATCCTACTATCCCAGATTCCATTAAGAAAATAATTAATATATCTTTATTCTTTGCACCAACAGCTTTCATTATTCCAATTTCTCTTGTTCTTTCTAATACTGAGGTATACATAGTATTCATTATCCCCACACCACCAACAATAATAGAAATACTTGCAATTCCAATTAAAATCGCTTGAACTAAAATTAAAATTATATTAAACCCCTGTATTGTTTGTTCTGCAGTTTGTACTGAAAAATCCTCATCACCTTCTTTAACATTTCTAAAATCTCTTAAATCCTTTTCAATTCTCAATGCAACTTCAGCAGGCTTCAAATTAGAATCACTCAAAACAAATATAGTAGAAACTTCTTCAGGTTCATTGAATAACTCTTTTGCAGTATCTAAGGGTATTCTAACAATAATATCATGGACTCCTGTTCCTGCTTTCTTTTGTATGCCTGCAACCCTATATTCTTGTCTTTCAATTTCAATTTTATCTCCTATTTTAATTATATCTTCATAAAAATCATTTGCCACTGAATAACCAAATATTACCTTGTATTTATCTCCATCTCTTAATTGCCTTCCAAATTCAATGTCAAAAAAACTCACAGAATCGATATAATCTTTAGATTCAGAATCAGTTGGAGTTCCATAAATAGTTACATATCTTGTTTTATCTTTAAATTTTATCTTTGCAGATTTAGTAAGCACGCCAACAGCAGTTTTAACCCCATTTACTTTTCTAACAACTTTCAAATCATCTTCAGTTAAAATCTGAGAAGAAACAGAAGAACTCATAGGACCAAAATTAGCACCCCCTGCAGTAATTAAAATTCTGTTAGCACCAACTTTTTGGAATTCTTCTTTTACTGCAGAATTTAAACCTTGTGCTAAAGACACTAAAACCACTATTGCTACAATTCCAATTACAATTCCCAGTATGGTTAGCCAAGATCTTAACTTTCTGTGCTTTAAACTATTACTAAATGCAAGCAAAAAGTAATCTTTTATCATACTTTTTACCTTACACTTTTAATAAAACTCTCAATCTTTTTTGGCCAAGTCTTTACATTCTTCCATCTAAATAATCTTATAAACCTTACAATTGTTGCACAAAGGTCTAAAAATCCTTGCTTTAGTGCTTTAACTATATTCTTATCCTTTCTCCATTCTTTATAAGTAAAGTAGATTAAGATTACTAACAAAATATAAAATATAAACGTAAATATTTTTCCCTCTGTTTCCCCAAGACCATAATTTGATCTTTCAATACTATTAAAAATTCTCAATCCAACTTCTTTTTCTTCAACCTTATCTCGATTATAAGCATCTTTATAGGTTAATTCAATTTTTAA
Coding sequences:
- a CDS encoding ABC transporter permease, whose protein sequence is MINDYFNFAFNNLKRRKLRAWLTVLGIIIGISAVVSLISIGQGFQKAIDDQFQSMGVDKIIITPGGTFYGLGESVTALTDKDLNAIRKVRGVNAITETIYKLGKVKYDNEVKYTWIMGMPQDEYKSIIESIQNMKVVEGRDLEKTDTYKAVIGIRIFEGNFFDKAVNIRDKLEIEGVDFKVIGRLATFGNPQDDTNILIPLETAREVFNEPTDIDMIFVQAEKNIDTSKVAESISKELRSLRNVEKGEEDFSIQTYEDLKKSFSTIFLIVQIVVISIAGISIVVGGIGIMNTMYTSVLERTREIGIMKAIGAKNGIVATIFMIESGLLGLVGGAIGVSIGIGISKLVELLAAQLGTNVLKASLSPWLIFGALMFSFVVGMTAGTLPAMQASKLKPAEALRYE
- a CDS encoding ABC transporter permease, whose product is MIKDYFLLAFSNSLKHRKLRSWLTILGIVIGIVAIVVLVSLAQGLNSAVKEEFQKVGANRILITAGGANFGPMSSSVSSQILTEDDLKVVRKVNGVKTAVGVLTKSAKIKFKDKTRYVTIYGTPTDSESKDYIDSVSFFDIEFGRQLRDGDKYKVIFGYSVANDFYEDIIKIGDKIEIERQEYRVAGIQKKAGTGVHDIIVRIPLDTAKELFNEPEEVSTIFVLSDSNLKPAEVALRIEKDLRDFRNVKEGDEDFSVQTAEQTIQGFNIILILVQAILIGIASISIIVGGVGIMNTMYTSVLERTREIGIMKAVGAKNKDILIIFLMESGIVGLTGGLIGVVIGIIFAKLAEYIAIANGISVFKAYLRFPLIFGVLFFSLVIGSIAGLLPAKQAAKLRPVEALKYDK